The genomic interval gcccagcctggcaacatagtgagacctcgtctctacaacaaataaaaacttagctggcagtggtggcacaccagtagtcccagctacccagtaggctgaggtgggaggatcgcttgagctcgggaggtcaaggctgcagtgagctgtgatggcaccactgccctcagcctgggcaacagagtaagacctgtctcaaagagtaaataaacataaaagcatGTATTAAAAGTATTAGTGACAGCACTCAGcactaaatattaaataacaagACCCAGCCTGACAACCATTGCTATTTCAAAGTAGCGATGAAGTAACTGACATTCGAACTGTCTGTCCCCTCTGTAAATTGACAGGAAAACATGTGACCTCTCTTGCTGACCAAGTCACGGGTGCTGCTAATACTGCCATGTTCATATTGGAAGGAAATGCCCAGTGTCTGTTCAAGGTTGTTGGAAAGAAAGATGTCATTTTTTCCACCTCAGTGGGCGGAGCCCTGAATTCTGCGTGCAGACCTTTGGGGTCTAGGCAGGACAGTGGGAAGCTGTCTCCACCTACCGCAGAGAGGGAGTGGGGAGAATCTGAGCCGTTTACACTCGCCTAAAGGAACGTGGGTGTGTGCCGGAAGGAGGAGCGCAGGTTACTAGACACAGCCTGATTCCTTGCTCTTGGCTGGGACAACAGCACCTCAGTGTGGCCATGCTGCTGTGGACGTGGCCATCAAGAGTTCCGTCATTAGAGTGAGGGCCGTGGCCAAGAGGGCAGGGGGTGCTAACAGGGCTCCTCTGGGCCAACAGGTGCAGCTATTGGCTCTGCCTGGCTTCCTCGTGGGTGCTGATGTGTGGAGGTTGAGGACAGATCTCCCTGAGTTTGGCTCCCAGCTTCGAGATTCCAAGACTGGTTGGCAAGAAACCCACTGGCCAAACTGGGAGTTTGAAGCTCCTGCTCCAGAGGGAGAGCAATTGAGgctaagaggaaagaaagaaacggaGAGTAGAGGAGGAAAGCAGGGGTCAGTGGGGAAGCAAGGTGGGAGAAGAGTCAGAATGAGATGCGGAAGGAAGTGGAAAGCAGGAGTCAGGGAAACTGACCCAGAGGCCCGCTCGCCCTGGACCTGAAAACATTCTTCGGAGAATGAGGTTTTGCAGCTAGGTGGGCAGACGCCTCCTGATTTTGAAAGCTGTCAGCTGGTCCGGGAAGGAAGCAGTGAGGTCGGAGGCTGTTCCACCTCTGCTTCTGCTCAAAGCCCTCGTCTGTCTGCTCTCCCCTAGGGATCACGGGTCTCTGGTCCCTGGCCATCATTTCCTGGGAGAGGTGGCTGGTTGTCTGCAAGCCCTTTGGCAACGTGAGATTTGATGCCAAGCTGGCCATTGTGGGAGTTGCCTTTTCCTGGATCTGGTCTGCTGTTTGGACGGCCCCGCCCATCTTTGGTTGGAGCAGGTAAGGGGGCAAAGGTGCAAGACAGGGTGTGCAGGGTCAGACTCTGTGACCTTGAGGCAAATCATTCCTTTCTCTGGGCCCCTCTCAGCGTGCAATGTCTATGAATGTATGAATCTGGCTCTGTGGTCCCCAAACCTCTGGAAACATATTTCTCCCAAGCATAATCGGGTCACAGGAGCACACGGAGAAATGCCAGTGAGCTCGGGCCATGAGCAGAGCTGTTGGCGAGCGCGCAGCACGTTTGCATTCCACGCCTGTTTCCTGCACATGTCGCGGCAGCCCCCCTCACCTTTCGGAGGCTGCGTGTGTCATAGATCCACCTGGGCCTGCAGAGCTCATGTCCTGGCCTGGCCAAGCAAGGGGCTCAAACATTTGATTGGGAGGGACTGGAtgggacaggatttcactgttttATTGACAAGTTCATGAATAAATTCTCGTGGTGTTTGGAGAGGGAATGTTCTTTCTTCGGGAACATTCCATAATTCTAGGGAAGCTTGTGAaagcctgtctctgtctcccGCCCTCCTCATGCCACCGTGCCCCACACAGCTGCCCACTGTCAAACGTGTGGCAAGCTGACCTGGTGGAGGCTCTCCTCCAGGCCACCCAGTGAGCAGGTCCCTTTGTCTCAGTCATGGTCTAGCTGACCTCAGATAAAAGACTCAGCTCTTCGCAGGTGTTCTTAGAAGGTCAGGGCAAGACAGAACCTCACACACCCTTTCCCTTTGTGAAAAGGAGGCGTGCCTAgggagatgaaaatgttctggaagcAGAGAGTGGAGATGGTtgcacagggtctcactctgtcacccaggctggagtgcagtggtgtccttatggctcactgcagcctcaacctcctgggcacaagtgatcctcccacctcagcctcctgagtagctgggactgcaggtgcaccacttcaccgggctaatttttgttgttgttgttgttgagacagagtctcactatgtggtccaggctagtcttgaactcctgggctcaagcagtcctcccgactcagcctcccaacgtgctgggataggtgtgagccattgtgcctggcctataatggcacattttatgttatgtgtattttaccacaattttaaaaagaggagaggcatgtcatctaaaaaaaaaatggataaggATTTACCAAAAACCCAACAGTTTCCTTCTGCGGTGATGAGAATGTTCTGGAAGCAGAGGTGGTGACTACACAGCATTGGGAATGGACCATTCCACAGAGTTGATCACTTCAAATTGAGTAATCTCATGCAAcatgaatttcacctcaatttaaaaaaacaaatcccaCCCGAGTCATCGGCAAGCCTGGGCTTGCCTGAGGGTCCTGGGCCACTACACCCTGCATCAGGACTGGCTGCGGCCCTTCTCTCCAGGTACTGGCCCCATGGCCTGAAGACTTCCTGCGGCCCAGATGTGTTCAGTGGCAGCTCGTACCCCGGGGTGCAGTCTTACATGATCGTCCTCATGATCACATGCTGCTTCCTCCCACTTGGCATCATTGTGCTCTGCTATCTCCAAGTGTGGCTGGCCATCCGAGCGGTAAGCGCCCCAGTCCCTCCTGGCCTCATCTGCTCCTATCCCTAAGCTTCTCTGCCCCCAAATCAGTCCACTGagactactagaaaaaaaatttttttgagacagagtcttgttctgtcacccaggctggagtgcagtggcgcaatctcggctcaccgcaacctccacctcccgggttcaagcgattctcctgcctcaccctcccaagtagctgggattacaggcatgcaccaccaggcccagctaatttttttgtatttttagtagagatggatttttgtatttttaccatgttgttcaggctggtctcgaaatcatGACCTcgggtgatacacctgcctcggcctcccaaagtgttgggattacaggcgtgagctactgcgcctggcctcctaaactattttttcaaaaatattaagatCCAGCGAGAAGAATCAGGTGATTCCTTTGGGGCAGTACCACCAGCTGCAGTTTTAGCCCCGGCCCGTTTGTTGTCACCTCTGTGGGATAGAAAAGGATGCCCATTCCCTCAGTGGAGGAGTCCACTAGGGGAACAGAGGTGTGCCTTGTGCTGCCCCTGGACAGTTCCCCCCAGGGTGGAAAGGCTGCCTTTCCCAGAGTGGAGTGGAACAGCCACATCAGCAAATGAAACCGGCAAATCAAGGCGTGTTTTTATGAGGCTGCCCGTGGAGTACCCTTGTCCCTTTCATAGGCTGTGGGGCTGACCGAGGAGTGGACTCGAGAATGCCATTTGCTCCTCCGagcccactctccaccctctgtGTCTGGCCCTCTGCAGCCATCACCCCCCACCCCTAGACTAGGTTGCCACTGGGAGCCCCTGAAGGAAATCAGGCCAAGGGAGGTGAGCAAGGCTGGTTCCGTCTGTTAGCTGCTGGGCCCTGCCTGGCACAGGCAGTGGAAGGCCCTTCAGGGTGGTGGCTTCCTGTATGAAGCCGCCTGTGTCGACAATTGGATGGGCTGCCTGCCAAGTTCTCTCTCTAGGAGTCTGTGAGCCCATGATAAGCCCCTCACCTTGGGCCGAAGGCTCCCACAGGTACCCAAGCATGGCTTGGGCTGCATTAGTCTGGGCTGGAGGAGCCCCAGCTCCAGAATGTGGCCCCAGCCCTGCCGGCCCGGCCCTCCCCGGATTCCAGCCCTCACAGTCCCTCTCTCATCCCCACTCACCTGCGTGCCTCTGTCACCTCCCCAACAGCGCCTCTGCCTGGAGGCCATTCATCTTCTTCCTCCCCTCAGGCATGAAGGAACCATCCCACCACAGCTGCCCTCAGCTGCCTCGCCGTGAGTCCGGGGCAGGATTTAGTCCACAGAGTGGCCAGCCTGGCCTAGGAAGCCTGAGGGAAGTGTATGCATTGCTCTGGCACTGCCATCAGGCACCCACCCCACCAGCCACTGCTCTTGCCTCCCCCGCCAACTCCATCTTGTTTGCTCCCTCATACTCTACTCCCAGAGATCAGTTCAGGCCTCCATGTCAGGCCTGGGTGCAGAAGAGGACAGTCCGTTAAGGAATCAGGTGAAGCAAAGGAGCTTGTTTGGTCCAGCTTTGGGGTCACCTTAGGCCAGGCCTAGCTGCGTGCCACCTCCAATTCTAGAAGAACTCCCCCAGGGCCAGCCCGAGGCTGCTGTGTCTCCCTGAGACCCTGTGCTCGACTCAGGGCTGGAAGCTGGCTGCTGGGCTCCTCTCCTTCCCACAACTCCCTATGCCTGGGTCACCTGCCTCTTGCTGTCCCCCAACCCCCGACTCACTGTTCCTGTCTCCCTCAGGTGGCAAAGCAGCAGAAAGAGTCCGAAtccacccagaaggcagagaaggaagtGACGcgcatggtggtggtgatgatcgTGGCGTATTGCGTCTGCTGGGGACCCTACACCTTCTTCGCATGCTTTGCTGCTGCCAACCCTGGCTACGCCTTCCACCCTCTGATGGCTGCCCTGCCAGCCTACTTTGCCAAAAGTGCCACTATCTACAACCCCATTATCTATGTCTTTATGAACCGGCAGGTAAGCAACACCATCAGCAGATCCCACTGAAAACGCTGTCTGACCTAGAAGGACCCAGTGATGGCTCTGCCTGGAGTCATGTCTCTGATGAGAAGCCCACAGAGCATCTGGGGGACCCTCCAGGGAAATGATCGGGAAGGCTCGGCATGTGGCCCAGACCCAGCGAGAGCTCCATCTGGCCCTTAGCAGAAGGCTTAGGTGCGCCCTCTGGAATCCTTTATAGTCTCAGCCTGGGGATGGCATTTCCCAAAGCATCTGTGTGCCGTATGCTCTTCCCTTCCGGTGGCCCTAGAACTGTGGCTGCCGAGCTTCAGGGGCTCTCGTGGAGTTGCGACGCTCTAGGAGTTGGTGATCCCTAGGTACATCCAGCCTATGTGTGCCCCTCTTCTGTACAGACTcaacccttctcagcctccatctCTCCATTTTCGAATCATAACCTCTAAAATGTCTTCCTAGAAGAACAAAAGCTGGCCCTTATTGGCCACACTTGACCAAGAGTTCGGGAACTTTCATGAGTTTGTGGGTTAGTTCAGGCCCAGAGGCAAGCTGCTCACACACCAAAATCCCCCCACCACCGAAGGCTGCAGGTTCCATTCAAGCGCAGCTGAGATGTGACTTGATGGTGACCAGAAGGGTGTGCAGGCACCTCCCATTTCACCCGCGTGAGCCCATCCCGTCCACTCGGCTCTTCTTTGCTCCTCCATCTTAGAGCCACTCAACAGCTCCATCCCCTTTGGCTCGGCCTTGACTCACACAGCCAAGTCTGCAGAGTTCACTGAGGGTTCATTTTCCCTGGTAACTTTCACGCAGTAAGCAGGACAGGCCTGCAGTGGGCTTCCGGGAACTCGCTGTAGCGCACTGATGCCCAGAGTGTAGTTCTATCCCTGACCCCTGTTTCCTGTGTTTCAAGAGGAGCTTTTTTGGGTTTCTGGAATCCTAAACTATCTTGCCAAGTGCTGTCTTTACTGGATTCTTTCCATTCTCCCTTCCAGATGTCCCCTCCTACACAGACGTCTGCACTTCTGGACCTCACCAGGCCTCAAACTTTGTTTTCCCCCTTTCCACATGACTATCCTGTCCTGCCACATTCTGAGAGAATTTTCTGGGATGCAGTTCCATGAGGACAGGAAATTTTGCTCAGGACAGTgtggcacacagtgggtgctcaaGCAGCAGCTGCTGAATGGATTCCTGAGCCCTGTCTCCCAGCTCTTCAGCCGAGCCGATTCTGTTGTTatgttattaatttctttttttttttttgagatggagtcttgctctgtcaccaggctggagtgcagtggcatgatctcagctcactgtaacctctgcctcccagagcgattctcctgcctcagcctcctgaatggctgggactacaggcacatgccatcacacccagctaatttttgtatttttaacagagatggggtttcatcatgttggccaagatggtctcaatctcctgaccttgtaatctccccacctcggccttccaaagtgccgagattacaggtgtgagccaccacagccggcctaTGTTATTGatttcaaccattttttttttttttattttgagagttttGATGATAGCGGGAGCTAGAGGTAGTCAATAGGCCTGAAATATTTAGGAAATGCCTTTGGTCTGGGTCCTCAAAGCACTGTGGTTAGTTCAGCAATCACAAGAGACATGACTTGAGACATTCATATGGCCCAGATCTCTTTGGGGTGACGCAGCAAAGACAGTCCCCTCCTGGTACTGGAAGACCTTGGCTGGAGAGGGGAGGTAGGGGCTATATTGTCATTATCCAGGCTCACCTTGCCCCAGATCCATGGACTGGAAACAAGATGACAACCACGTGCCTTTTCGCTAACATTCCTCTGAGCTGCTCACTAGACAGTGTGGGGATAGGCCCCGACTGCCCCTTAGCTGGCACTGTGGATGAGTGTCCTGGGGTTGCCATCACAGACtaccacaaactcagtggcttcaAACGACAGATATGGATTCTCTCACCGCTCTGGAAGCCTTGGTCTGAAATCAGGGTGTTGGCAAATGGAAAGGCTCCCtatggaggctgagaggggaagcAGCCCCAGTCTCTGCTCCCAATGCCAGGGTTGCCAGCAGTCCTCGGCGTTCCTTGACTCCAAGGTGTGTCGCCCAGTCTGTGCCTTCATCTTCACTTCACGTGGGCTTCTTCCCTCTGTCTGTGTCCATGTCCAAGTGCTCCTTTTCTTATTGGGACACGAGTCATTCGACTAGGGCCCACCCTACTCCTGTGTGACCTCGTCTTAACCTGAACACATCTTTTGGGGGACACACTTCAACCCAGTGTAGTCACCATCAACTGCTAAGTCGGATGACTTAGACAGCCATCCCTGCGAGTGAGGGAGAAGTAACCCGAGCCTTCCTCCATCCCCCATGCGAAGGGAAGGCTCGGGTGTGTTCTCAGCACAGGGCTCTGCCCTTCTCCGCTCTGCTCAATCACTTTCTGTCCTCCATCCCCCATGCGAAGGGAAGGCTCGGGTGCGCTCTCAGCACAGGGCTCCGCCCTTCTCCGCTCTGCTCAATCACTTTCTGTCCTTCCAGTTTCGAAACTGCATCTTGCAGCTTTTTGGAAAGAAGGTTGACGATGGCTCTGAACTCTCCAGCGCCTCCAAAACAGAGGTGTCATCTGTGTCCTCGGTGTCACCTGCATGAGGTCTGCCTCCTACCCGTCCCACCCACCGGGGCTTTGGCCAgctcttccttccccctccttctccatccctgtgaaataaatgtaatttatctttGCCAAAACCAACAAAGTCGCAGAGGCTTTCACTGCAGTTTGGGGCCGCCTGAGCCTCTGAGTGTGCAGGCACTGCGTCTCGAGAGAGCGCAAGGGGAGTAAAGAGGAGAGAGTGCTTCATAGACTTTAATCTTTCCCGAGCCTCGTGTCTACCACGGGTGTGAAAGAATCCTGGCAAAACAGAAGTGTGAGGCGGGTGGGCGTCTGCATCCATTTCACAGGGGTTGGTGGTTACGTAATCGGGAAGTAAGAGctgtggaggggaggagggagcgaGCCAGCAAGCTAAGACAGGTGGCCCTCCTGCCCCCTTAAGGTCCATCGGCTGGAGGTTCAGAGTCCTTGGAGTACAGTCTCCACCTAGAGGGGACCCATGCCTGCCAGTCCATGGCAGGGATGGTGTGCCACCTCTGCCAGGCCAGGACCCCAAGCCCGGTCAGCATCAGCATGCTGCAAGTGCGCAGGCGCGAGTTGACCAGTGAGAAGGGGCAGGCACACAAGGTGGAGACAAAGACCAAGAGGACGGTGGTCAGTGAGAGGAGCGGTCTCAGGAACCTGAACACCACCCGTAGGGGACGGCTTTGGAGGTGCTCCGCTGCCTCCAGCTGGGTGACTTGAGGTAGCGTCTCCAGCTTGGATATTCGGCTCTCGAAGGTCTCCATGATCTCCTGCAGGAGGTGAAAATGCACGCACCGGAAGTCAGCACAGAGCTGTGGTTGTTCATTGAGTTCCTAGGGGCGCGCAGCAAGTACTGTGGAGTGGGTATTCCAGGAGGGGAGCAGAGCTGAGTGCACAGCCACGCAGAGGGTAAGGTGCAGGCGCTCCAGGAACAGGGAAGGCTTCATCTGGTCCGGACGCACTCCCCCACCCACTGTCTCCTGAGGCCAAGGACCTGGTCAGGACACAGCTACCAGGGATGGGAGTAGGTGCTATGGGAATGGAAGAGTGAGGAGAGGGAAGCCAGGTCTAAGGAGTGGTTCTCAGAGGGCACTCCCACACCTGCAGCAGCAGAGGCGGCAGCGCCACCCCAGATCTCCCGAGTCAGAGGCTCACTGGTGAGCACTGCAGCATCAAAGTAGCAAAAGCGGCTAAGCCAGATGGTGAGAAGCGGAGCGTGAGTGTAAAGATCAGACGCTGCTAGCTCTGAAACAAGTGTGTGTGTGGCCACTGAACCTCAGGAGGGGGCAGCTCGACAACCCATGTCTTGCTTTGGTTTGGGGGTATCAGAATGGATTTGCTCATCCCTCCGTCCTCCTCACAAGCCTCCCCCAGGAGGTTCTCACCCATATTTCCTTGGCTCTCTCATAGGATAGATAGGCCATTTTCTCTTCCATGAAGGCCAGATTGTGTTTGAGGTTGTAAATCTCATCCAGGTGTCCCTGCAGGTGAGCGTTCACCTGTTCTTCCAATAACACTTGTCTTGCGAACAAAAGAGAAAGTAAGATTCCTTCAATACCTCGCCCAGAGCTCATGCCCACAGCTAGGAGCCCTGCGCCTAGACTAGATTCGGGTTCGaattctcccctcctcctccctccccaggctCGAGGGAAAGCCTGCCTCCCACTCCAGGTCTGCCTGGGAATGTCCCAAACACACACCAGCCACATGCACACcaatattcctatgtattttatatgtagtCACTCTTTTGTAACAGCTTTACAGAAACAGCCACAGACTGGAAGTTGTAGAAATGAAGCTGGGAACTATCTGCGTGTGCTCTCAAATTCCACAAATCTCCCAGGACCAGTGTTTAGCACGAAGTTGAGCCTGCAGTTACTATAGAAATATGGTGATATAGGGATTGAACAAGCACAAAAGACCACAGATTCCACTTCAATTCCATTAATAGGACATggccagaataggcaaatccaaagAGACTGGAAGCAGATTAgtgggtgccaggggctgggggtggggggtggggagtggctAATGAGTACAGGGCTGCTTTGGGGCTGATGAAAATAGTGCAGATTtcgatagtggtgatggttgaacaactgtgaatatactaaaatccagtgaattgtacactttaaatgggtgaattttatggtatgtgaattatatctcaataaagctgttatttaaacaaaaagaaaaaagtgaatcgTGGCAATAGTTGCACAACTcagtaaatttactaaaaaccattgaagtGTAGTTAAAATTGtgcattttataatatgtaaattatatttcaatggaGCTATTAAAAAACCACAAGCAGGCAAGGTGCAGTAGTTCATAtttgcaatcccagtgctttgggaggccaaggcaagaggactgtTGGAGGCCAGgatgaattcaagaccagcccgggcaacacagtgagaccccatctctacaaaaaaaattaagcattatctggacatggtggcacgtgcctgtagtctcagctattctggaggctgagcgggaggatctcttgagcccaggatttccgggctgcagtgagctgtcatcacgccactgcactccagcctgggcagcagagcaagaccccatctttaaaagaaaacaatcactACCTGTTGTGTGTATAATTATATAAGAAGGAAAAGTATAAAACCACACATGGAAAAGATAAGCTCCCATATGAGAATAGCGAGGCCAGCGGAAGGGAGACGGTGCTGGGAAGGAGTAATGAGAGCTTTAACtggatattttaaagttttatttcctaaaaaaataagatttgaagTGAATATGGCCAATATTAAGATTTCAGAAACCTGGAGCTGTTACTTGTATTATCCTGTACACTTTCCCTGGGCTTGAAAtacttcataatttaaaaacttcttcAAAGTTCCTCATTTGGCACCACAAAGAACAGGCcagaaagaaagaggccagggGGCCAGTGAAGGGGCTCTGGCCACTGCTTACGTAGAAGACAGAAGGCACCAGAGAGTGATGGAACCCATAGACTGTAGGGCTGTCGGCCCAGGAGGGCCAGGAGGGTGGCGGCAGGCCTGGGGTGCAGGAGGTCTAAACGGTGGTGCTGACAGAGACAAGGAAAACAGTGACAACTTCTATTTGGTCCCCCTCCAAGGATTTGACTGACACCCACAAGAAATGCCCCGGGCGCTAAATAAGCTGATAGCTCATTTGTCAAAAGCCGGTTCCTCACAGCATTTCAAGGAATGTTCCATTTGTCTCTGCCCCAGGTCCCTGTTGAGAAGAGAGTTGGCGGACAACATGGACTAGGCTACTGCTCACAGAGACAGGGAGTGGCTCAGCAGGACGGCCACCCCGAAAATAGATTCCTCATTACTCTTTCCATGCACATGAACGACCTAGCTGCGAGAACACTCAAGATTTTAACTGTCCTCAGGAATACGAAGTCAATCTTCTTCATCAATGtatttataaagatacatgaagCTATTCTTGAATGCATTCTTAAATAGTCTATTCAGATGTTAGTAAACAATATTTTCATAAGGACATTCTCTCAGtctccccttctctctgctcCCCTCCTGGCCCTCTGGCAGCTACGctcccttctcttccttggtCACAGACCCCTCTCCATCCAACTCCTATAGTCACAGAGGCAAATGGACAACTATGAAGAATGCTCTTATGAAGACAAAATGATGACCAGTCAAGCCAGGCACCCTCAAGACAGACCAAAGCTGTTAAGACCACCCTCTCCAGCACAACGTGTTCTAAACTTTAttggaattgtgtgtgtgtgtgtgtgtgtgtgtgtgtgtgtatagatagatagatagatagatagatagatagatagatagatttttttttggagacagatctctttctgttgcccaggctaaactgcagtggcaccatctcagctcactgcaacctccgtctgccaggttcaagtgattctcttgcctcagcttcccgagtagctggaactacaagcatgcaccatcactcctggcttatttttgtattttaagtagagatggggtttcaccatgttggccaggcttgtctccaactcctgaccacaggtgatctgcccaccttggcctcccaaagtgctgggattacagacatgagccattgtgtccggCCACAGAGTATATTCTTGATCATTTCTGAGAATTTGCTTTTGGCAAATTGAGCTAGAACCTAATCATGGCTCGCAACTTGGAGAAAAGGTCTGAGATGGAGAAACAGCTGTAGGTTGGGTCAGTAGCATGGGGGCAATGGGTGCATGTGGCCAGAATCAATGAGCTTGCTCTGAGCAAATGTACCAAAGTGAGGTGCCTTGGGGAGCTGGGTTAAGACCCAACAAAACAGAAGCCTAAGTGGGAGGAAAATCACCAGGAACCCAGGGGATGTAGGGATACAGGTCAAACACACTGGGACTTTAAAAGGGGAGAAACGAGAGACTAGGGCAgaatcaatatttgaaaatataatggctgaaaatttccaaaatttacGAGAGACATCAAGCCATAAACCCAAGTAGCCAAGCAGGCTGAACGCAAAGAAAACCACACAAAGGGGAGAGTCAGTGGCGCACACAGAAGAGACAACCACACTGAACATCAGAGCAAAACCACTAAAcaccaaagaaaaagaatcttaaaaggAGCCTGAGGAAAACGAAACTGTCATGCAAGGAGCAACAAGAAGACTGGCAGCTGCCTTTTCACCAGAAGGGAATGGTTTGTTCAAAATgcttattatttcaaaaaattaagtgCCAACCTACAATTCTATGCCCAGCAAAACAtattcttcagaaataaaaaggaatgatggcATGTGTGAGGCAATAAGGTGACAGCGACTGTATATTTAACATTGCGgacttgttttaaaacatttttggtgTGGCATTTAGACTATGTTGACAAAGTGATCCATATTTCAGGTTcacactgaaatatttacagatgaacTGATAAAATGTCTGCGCTTTGCTTCAACACAATAGGGATGGAGGAACCAGTTCAGAGAGTGGCTCAGACCTTGGGTCAGACAACCTCAGAGATCCAAAGATGCAGGATGCTCTGACATGGAGAAATTTGGGAAGAAATGGAAGTTCTTGTGCCTTCAAGTTAACACGACCCGAGCCTGCAACAAAGGCCTAAGCAA from Callithrix jacchus isolate 240 chromosome X, calJac240_pri, whole genome shotgun sequence carries:
- the LOC100412476 gene encoding opsin, longwave 563 nm, producing MAQQWSLQRLAGRHPQDNYEDSTQSSIFTYTNSNSTRGPFEGPNYHIAPRWVYHLTSVWMLFVVVASVFTNGLVLAATMKFKKLRHPLNWILVNLAIADLAETVIASTISVVNQVHGYFVLGHPMCVLEGYTVSLCGITGLWSLAIISWERWLVVCKPFGNVRFDAKLAIVGVAFSWIWSAVWTAPPIFGWSRYWPHGLKTSCGPDVFSGSSYPGVQSYMIVLMITCCFLPLGIIVLCYLQVWLAIRAVAKQQKESESTQKAEKEVTRMVVVMIVAYCVCWGPYTFFACFAAANPGYAFHPLMAALPAYFAKSATIYNPIIYVFMNRQFRNCILQLFGKKVDDGSELSSASKTEVSSVSSVSPA